In Thermomonas carbonis, a single genomic region encodes these proteins:
- a CDS encoding AAA family ATPase produces the protein MIKLNRGAAPVILSSETAEEVSADLRDFYLKPSFERSQSKFASGLMSTRLFTKIRPILYRRFDRKCVYCETVIERPDLEFFRPRAVSTNLDGTVDSDHYWWLTLEWRNYLQACSVCNALKGNRFPVNGKRCQIEAKFEEVILEDALLLDPCIDDPQEYLIFLEDGRVTGNHARAQVTIDVLGLNRKTLVEARSRSLTSFKIMLDLFGRKKSREDSVRAITGRVASHAEFAAMHRQFAAAIHRDLTDAAADEVTLFDLLNRPALTGPGSDTSEQALKHESSKLDKRTKREESFSLNANNVSERYYRRSQYIEKIEVTNLRGIRNIELKPEIGEKGGSWLAIVGENGTGKSSLLQMLACALSGKLITSRMKIVASSYVSEGCESCRVAVHLTGLSDPIVLTLASRDNLINIEPASPKVIVLAYGATRLLSRNGKGSTDGARLNIRNIFDPFSLLADGRSWLLGLEIADFDRASKALSALLPVSDGVRLVRVDGEVYIQSGGRADSLFELSSGYQAILGLALDIMSFFRRSWEDMESAEGIVLIDEIDAHLHPRWKLRVVGKLREVFPRIQFIASTHDPLTLRGLEGHEVAVIRRDLSGTSRLVDPTPNFISPKHMGVEQLLASEYFGLNSTEDTEVDHIYERYYQLLGKKDLHPDEEEELSSYRSRLDHRGQFGATPRERMIYEAADEIIADGKRQEGTVDRAAAREKLKSVWREVSLQSASQKKAGE, from the coding sequence ATGATTAAGCTAAATCGCGGCGCAGCGCCTGTCATTCTATCCAGTGAAACCGCGGAGGAGGTAAGCGCCGACTTAAGAGACTTCTATTTAAAGCCATCCTTTGAAAGGTCTCAGTCGAAGTTCGCAAGTGGATTAATGTCAACGAGACTTTTCACTAAGATAAGGCCGATCCTGTACCGGCGCTTTGACAGAAAATGCGTCTATTGCGAAACAGTGATAGAGCGCCCTGATTTAGAGTTCTTTAGGCCGCGCGCAGTTTCCACCAACTTGGACGGCACCGTGGATAGCGACCACTACTGGTGGCTAACACTCGAATGGAGGAACTATCTTCAGGCGTGCTCAGTTTGTAATGCCCTCAAAGGAAACAGATTCCCAGTAAATGGGAAGCGCTGTCAGATCGAAGCAAAATTTGAGGAGGTAATACTTGAAGATGCCCTTCTGCTCGATCCTTGTATTGATGACCCTCAAGAATATCTGATCTTCCTAGAAGACGGGCGTGTCACGGGCAATCACGCTCGCGCCCAGGTCACAATTGACGTTCTTGGGTTAAACCGTAAGACACTAGTAGAGGCGAGGAGTCGAAGCCTCACCTCGTTCAAAATAATGTTGGATCTCTTTGGGCGAAAGAAAAGCAGAGAGGACAGCGTAAGAGCCATCACCGGCCGGGTTGCTTCGCATGCCGAGTTTGCAGCGATGCATCGGCAATTTGCCGCAGCCATTCACCGAGATCTTACCGACGCCGCCGCAGATGAAGTTACGCTATTCGATCTGCTGAATAGGCCGGCTCTGACAGGGCCGGGTTCTGACACTAGCGAACAAGCTCTGAAGCACGAAAGCTCAAAACTCGACAAGCGCACTAAGCGGGAAGAATCATTTTCTTTGAATGCTAATAATGTGTCCGAACGATATTACAGGAGATCTCAATACATAGAGAAGATAGAGGTTACAAATCTTCGTGGTATTAGAAATATAGAGTTGAAGCCCGAAATTGGGGAAAAAGGAGGCTCCTGGCTCGCCATTGTGGGTGAAAACGGGACCGGCAAGAGCTCGCTCTTGCAGATGCTCGCATGTGCCTTGAGCGGAAAACTCATCACGAGCAGAATGAAAATTGTGGCTTCCTCATATGTAAGCGAAGGCTGTGAAAGCTGCAGAGTAGCGGTTCATCTAACCGGCCTATCCGATCCTATAGTTTTGACGCTTGCATCAAGAGACAACTTAATAAATATTGAGCCCGCGAGCCCAAAGGTAATAGTTCTGGCATACGGAGCCACCCGATTGCTATCAAGGAATGGGAAGGGCTCAACTGACGGCGCGCGCCTGAATATCAGAAATATATTTGACCCATTTTCGCTACTTGCAGATGGACGCTCATGGCTGCTCGGCTTAGAGATCGCAGACTTCGACCGTGCATCGAAAGCACTTTCCGCATTGCTGCCGGTTTCGGACGGTGTAAGGTTAGTAAGAGTCGATGGAGAGGTCTATATACAGTCAGGGGGCCGAGCCGACTCGCTGTTCGAATTGAGTAGTGGTTACCAGGCGATACTCGGGTTAGCTCTCGATATTATGAGTTTCTTCAGAAGAAGTTGGGAGGATATGGAGTCGGCGGAAGGGATTGTACTTATCGATGAAATTGACGCACATTTGCATCCACGCTGGAAATTGAGGGTTGTAGGGAAGCTACGCGAAGTATTTCCCAGAATTCAGTTCATCGCCTCAACTCACGATCCACTTACATTACGTGGCTTGGAAGGGCACGAAGTCGCTGTGATACGACGCGACTTAAGTGGCACCTCTAGGCTTGTCGATCCGACGCCTAATTTTATATCTCCAAAGCACATGGGTGTAGAGCAGTTGCTAGCTTCGGAGTACTTCGGATTAAACTCTACAGAAGATACAGAAGTCGATCATATATACGAGCGCTACTATCAGCTGCTTGGAAAAAAAGATTTGCATCCTGATGAAGAGGAAGAACTCTCGAGCTATCGCTCAAGACTTGACCATAGAGGTCAATTTGGCGCCACTCCACGTGAAAGGATGATTTATGAGGCTGCTGACGAAATAATCGCAGATGGTAAACGACAAGAAGGAACTGTCGACAGGGCTGCTGCTAGGGAAAAGCTAAAGTCAGTGTGGCGAGAAGTGAGCCTCCAGTCCGCCAGTCAGAAAAAGGCTGGAGAATAA
- a CDS encoding NAD(P)H-dependent flavin oxidoreductase, whose translation MSGVQDEALAIAVSEAGGLGSMPCAMLDGVRLEAALQRFATLARPINLNFFCHQVAEPEPAEVMRWHQTLEPYYLELGLQQPEPSTAVARRTIDATTVDLLEAFRPRIVSFHFGLPAPAHLDRIKAWGATVLASATTVDEGAWLERHGADVVIAQGIEAGGHRGHFLSHDLTLQLSTADLVARLSRSLTVPIVAAGGIGNRADVLAMLAAGAVAVQPGTAYLLCPEARTTEIHRTALQQPAPASEITNLFTGRPHADS comes from the coding sequence ATGTCCGGCGTACAGGACGAGGCCCTCGCCATCGCCGTTTCCGAGGCCGGCGGCCTGGGTTCCATGCCCTGCGCCATGCTTGATGGAGTTCGGCTTGAAGCGGCGTTGCAACGCTTCGCCACGCTGGCGCGACCCATCAATCTCAACTTCTTCTGCCATCAGGTGGCCGAACCTGAGCCCGCCGAGGTAATGCGCTGGCACCAGACGCTTGAACCCTATTATCTGGAACTTGGCCTCCAACAGCCCGAGCCCAGCACCGCCGTAGCGCGGCGAACGATCGACGCTACGACGGTTGATCTTCTCGAGGCGTTCCGTCCGCGCATCGTGAGTTTCCATTTCGGGCTTCCTGCACCGGCCCACCTCGATCGGATTAAGGCCTGGGGCGCAACGGTGCTGGCCTCGGCGACGACGGTCGATGAGGGCGCTTGGCTCGAGCGCCATGGCGCGGACGTTGTCATTGCCCAAGGCATCGAGGCGGGTGGGCACCGCGGCCACTTCCTGTCACACGACCTGACGCTGCAATTGTCGACAGCCGACCTTGTTGCGCGGCTATCACGTTCACTCACGGTACCGATCGTCGCGGCTGGCGGCATCGGAAACAGGGCGGACGTGTTGGCGATGCTAGCTGCAGGCGCCGTTGCCGTTCAGCCAGGTACAGCGTATTTGCTGTGTCCCGAGGCGAGGACGACGGAGATACATCGCACGGCGCTGCAGCAACCCGCCCCAGCCTCGGAAATCACCAATTTGTTCACCGGCCGCCCGCACGCGGACTCGTGA
- the rtcR gene encoding RNA repair transcriptional activator RtcR, with translation MARRQVILGMFGTQIDAGTGPGRWEKWRPTVALGMHEHWQVDRMELLVDEAKFGKHADVAVADLAQVSPETQVRRHDLALADPWDFEGVYAALHDFLRDYAFQPEEEDYFVHITTGTHVTQICWFALTESRHFPGKLLQTSPPRTQAGGNPGSFTVIDLDLSRYDRIAQRFAQRKLTDRELLKNGIATRNAGFNRMIEQIETVATRSRAPMLLMGPTGAGKSQLARRVFELKAARHQLPGRFVEVNCATLRGDGAMSTLFGHIKGAYTGAVGDRPGLLRSAHRGLLFLDEIGELGLDEQAMLLRALEEKRFLPVGSDKEVESDFQLIAGTNRDLDVAVAAGRFRDDLLARLNLWTYRLPGLAERREDIEPNLDFELERWSREQHQRVAFNREARARYVTFAAGPEALWAGNFRDLGASVQRLATLAEAGRIQVAQVDEEIARLRRQWQGGVAPSRLEALLGERYAALDRFDRVQLEDVVALCTRCKSMSQAGRELFAVSRGQRASTNDADRLRKYLARFGLDWETVREA, from the coding sequence ATGGCCCGCCGCCAGGTGATCCTCGGCATGTTCGGCACCCAAATCGACGCGGGCACCGGCCCGGGCCGGTGGGAAAAATGGCGTCCGACGGTCGCGCTCGGCATGCACGAGCACTGGCAGGTGGACCGGATGGAGCTGCTCGTCGACGAGGCGAAGTTCGGCAAGCACGCCGACGTCGCAGTCGCGGACCTCGCTCAGGTTTCGCCGGAGACTCAGGTGCGTCGCCACGACCTCGCGCTCGCCGATCCATGGGATTTCGAGGGTGTGTACGCCGCGCTGCACGACTTCCTGCGCGACTACGCCTTCCAGCCGGAGGAGGAGGACTACTTCGTCCACATCACCACCGGCACGCACGTCACGCAGATCTGTTGGTTCGCGCTGACCGAGAGTCGGCACTTCCCCGGGAAGTTGCTGCAGACATCTCCACCCCGCACGCAGGCCGGCGGCAATCCCGGCAGCTTCACCGTGATCGACCTTGACCTGTCGCGCTACGACCGCATCGCGCAGCGCTTCGCGCAACGCAAGCTCACTGACCGGGAGCTGCTCAAGAACGGCATCGCCACGCGCAATGCCGGCTTCAACCGCATGATCGAGCAAATCGAGACAGTGGCCACGCGCTCGCGCGCTCCGATGCTTCTCATGGGACCGACCGGTGCCGGCAAGAGCCAGCTCGCGCGGCGCGTGTTCGAGCTGAAGGCAGCGCGACACCAGTTGCCGGGCCGCTTCGTCGAGGTCAACTGCGCCACGCTGCGAGGCGACGGCGCCATGAGCACGTTGTTTGGTCACATCAAGGGCGCGTATACCGGTGCCGTCGGCGACCGCCCGGGTCTGCTGCGCTCAGCGCACCGGGGCCTGCTGTTCCTCGACGAGATCGGCGAACTGGGCCTGGATGAGCAGGCGATGCTGCTGCGGGCGCTCGAGGAGAAGCGCTTCCTGCCGGTTGGCAGCGACAAGGAGGTCGAGAGCGACTTCCAGCTCATTGCCGGCACCAACCGCGACCTCGACGTCGCGGTGGCCGCTGGCCGGTTCCGCGACGACCTGCTGGCGCGCCTGAACCTGTGGACGTATCGGCTGCCCGGCCTCGCCGAGCGGCGCGAGGACATCGAGCCCAACCTCGACTTCGAGCTCGAGCGCTGGTCGCGCGAGCAGCACCAGCGCGTGGCGTTCAACCGCGAAGCGCGGGCCCGATACGTGACGTTTGCGGCGGGTCCCGAGGCGCTCTGGGCCGGCAACTTCCGCGACCTCGGTGCCTCGGTGCAGCGCCTTGCCACCCTCGCCGAGGCTGGGCGCATCCAGGTTGCACAGGTCGACGAGGAGATCGCCCGCCTACGCCGGCAATGGCAGGGAGGCGTTGCGCCGAGCCGGCTCGAAGCGCTACTTGGCGAGCGCTACGCCGCGCTTGACCGCTTCGACCGCGTGCAGCTCGAGGACGTGGTGGCGCTTTGCACACGCTGCAAGTCGATGTCGCAGGCCGGGCGCGAGCTGTTCGCCGTATCACGCGGCCAGCGTGCCAGCACCAACGACGCCGACCGACTGCGCAAGTACCTGGCCCGATTCGGGTTGGACTGGGAGACGGTGCGCGAGGCCTGA
- a CDS encoding vWA domain-containing protein gives MANTTLFSSLRGAFVPNASARNEAGGLAYVRTPESALALYAATGCLNGTFYASAAEQLDKALALAAQCDPAFVARTAVYARQVAHMKDMPALLLATLSTRDRELLAKAFPLVVDNGRMLRNFVQIVRSGVVGRKSLGSLPKRLVRQWLERASVDAIVQAAIGNQPSLADVIRMVHPKPVDPARQALYAWVVGKPFDIEALPAKLQAYEAFKRVPVGQLPDLPFQYYTSLRLSAKQWRVLARNASWQTLRQNLNTFARNDVFTDGETVKALAATLRDPAKIAKARVFPYQLMMAYTASGGGDVPTAIREALQDAMEVATRQVPKLDGRVVVAVDVSGSMGSPVTGHRKGATTSVRCVDVAALVAACVQRSNPDARVLPFDTDVRPLQLNPRDSVMTQAKQLASLCGGGTSISSPLARLNREGAIVDLLVIVSDNESWADTRAGGATETMRQWAQIKARCPQAKLVCIDLQPVATSQVVERDDVIHVGGFSDAVFDLLAVFAAQGANSPRWVDKISSIEL, from the coding sequence ATGGCCAACACGACTCTCTTCAGTTCCCTGCGCGGCGCGTTCGTGCCGAACGCCAGCGCCCGTAATGAAGCGGGTGGCCTGGCCTACGTTCGCACGCCGGAGTCGGCGCTCGCCCTCTACGCGGCGACCGGTTGCCTCAACGGCACCTTCTACGCGTCCGCTGCCGAACAGCTCGACAAGGCGCTCGCGTTGGCCGCGCAGTGCGACCCCGCGTTCGTGGCCCGCACGGCCGTGTACGCCCGCCAGGTCGCGCACATGAAGGACATGCCTGCGCTGTTGCTGGCGACGCTGAGCACCCGCGACCGCGAGTTGCTTGCGAAGGCCTTCCCGCTCGTGGTCGATAACGGCCGCATGCTGCGCAACTTTGTGCAGATCGTCCGCAGCGGCGTCGTGGGCCGCAAGTCCTTGGGCTCGCTGCCCAAGCGCTTGGTCCGCCAGTGGCTGGAGCGAGCGTCCGTCGACGCGATCGTGCAGGCGGCGATCGGCAACCAGCCGTCGCTGGCCGACGTGATTCGCATGGTCCACCCGAAGCCGGTGGACCCCGCGCGCCAGGCGCTGTATGCCTGGGTCGTGGGCAAGCCGTTCGACATAGAGGCGCTGCCGGCCAAGCTGCAGGCGTACGAGGCGTTCAAGCGCGTGCCGGTCGGCCAGCTGCCGGACCTGCCGTTCCAGTACTACACCTCGCTGCGCCTGTCGGCGAAGCAGTGGCGCGTGCTGGCCCGCAACGCCTCGTGGCAGACGTTGCGCCAGAACCTCAACACGTTCGCCCGCAACGACGTGTTCACGGACGGCGAGACGGTAAAGGCGCTGGCGGCGACGCTACGCGACCCGGCAAAAATCGCCAAGGCGCGCGTGTTCCCGTACCAGTTGATGATGGCGTACACGGCTTCGGGTGGGGGCGACGTGCCGACGGCAATCCGCGAGGCCCTGCAAGACGCGATGGAAGTCGCGACTCGCCAGGTGCCGAAGCTGGATGGTCGCGTCGTGGTCGCGGTCGACGTGTCGGGCTCGATGGGCTCGCCGGTGACAGGCCATCGCAAGGGGGCCACCACGTCGGTGCGTTGCGTCGATGTCGCGGCCCTCGTGGCGGCGTGCGTCCAGCGCAGCAACCCGGACGCCCGCGTGCTGCCCTTCGACACCGACGTGCGCCCGCTGCAGCTCAACCCGCGCGACAGCGTGATGACGCAGGCGAAGCAGCTCGCGTCGTTGTGCGGCGGCGGCACCTCGATCAGCTCGCCGCTGGCGCGCTTGAACCGCGAGGGCGCCATCGTTGACCTGCTGGTGATCGTGTCCGACAACGAGAGCTGGGCCGACACCCGTGCGGGCGGCGCGACCGAGACGATGCGCCAGTGGGCGCAGATCAAGGCGCGCTGCCCGCAGGCGAAGCTGGTCTGCATCGACCTGCAGCCGGTGGCGACGAGTCAGGTGGTCGAGCGCGATGACGTGATCCATGTCGGCGGCTTCAGCGACGCTGTGTTCGACTTGCTCGCGGTGTTCGCGGCGCAGGGCGCCAATAGCCCGCGCTGGGTCGACAAGATCAGTTCGATTGAGCTGTAG
- a CDS encoding RtcB family protein: MSQQSYDVINEPGAAPIKLWTRGVPLEDEARKQLVNIAKLPFIYKWLSVMPDVHLGKGATVGSVVPTIGAIVPAAVGVDIGCGMIAARTTLVASDLPDNLAPLRSAIEQAVPHGRTAGPRDKGAWENPPALAIEGWAQLERDFERIKASHPKLAKTNNLVHLGTLGTGNHFVEVCLDEEERVWFMLHSGSRGVGNAIGMHFIELAKQDMRRWMINLPDQDLAYLPEGSEHYEDYVFAVDWAQRYARINREIMMKHVVEGARKVITKPFEAQAEAVNCHHNYVQREHHFGKDVFITRKGAVSARKGELGIIPGSMGAKSFIVRGLGNPDSFNSCSHGAGRVMSRTQAKKLISVEDHAKATAHVECRKDADVVDESPAAYKPIEAVMAAQSDLVEIVHTLRQVVCVKG, encoded by the coding sequence ATGAGCCAGCAGAGTTACGACGTCATCAACGAGCCGGGCGCCGCGCCGATCAAGCTGTGGACCCGTGGCGTGCCTTTGGAGGACGAGGCGCGCAAGCAGCTCGTCAACATCGCCAAGCTGCCCTTCATCTACAAGTGGCTGTCGGTAATGCCCGACGTGCACCTCGGCAAGGGCGCGACCGTGGGCTCGGTTGTGCCGACCATCGGCGCGATCGTGCCGGCCGCGGTCGGTGTCGACATCGGCTGCGGGATGATCGCGGCGCGTACCACGCTGGTCGCGTCCGACCTGCCTGACAATCTCGCCCCGCTGCGCAGTGCCATCGAGCAGGCCGTGCCGCATGGCCGCACCGCCGGTCCCCGTGACAAGGGCGCCTGGGAGAATCCGCCGGCGCTAGCGATTGAGGGCTGGGCGCAGCTCGAGCGCGACTTCGAGCGCATCAAGGCCAGCCACCCGAAGCTCGCGAAGACGAACAACCTCGTCCATCTTGGGACGCTCGGTACGGGCAATCATTTCGTCGAGGTGTGCCTGGATGAGGAGGAGCGCGTGTGGTTCATGCTGCACTCTGGCTCGCGCGGCGTCGGCAATGCGATCGGCATGCACTTCATCGAGTTGGCCAAGCAGGACATGCGCCGCTGGATGATCAACCTGCCGGACCAGGACCTGGCCTATCTGCCGGAAGGCAGCGAGCACTACGAGGATTACGTATTTGCGGTCGATTGGGCGCAGCGCTACGCACGCATCAACCGCGAGATCATGATGAAGCACGTGGTCGAGGGTGCGCGCAAGGTGATCACGAAGCCGTTCGAGGCCCAGGCCGAGGCGGTGAATTGTCATCACAACTATGTGCAGCGCGAGCACCACTTCGGAAAGGACGTCTTCATCACCCGCAAGGGCGCGGTGAGCGCGCGCAAGGGCGAGCTCGGCATTATCCCCGGCAGCATGGGCGCCAAGAGTTTCATCGTGCGCGGCCTAGGGAATCCGGACAGCTTCAACAGCTGCAGCCACGGCGCCGGTCGCGTCATGAGCCGCACGCAGGCCAAAAAGTTGATCAGCGTCGAGGACCACGCGAAGGCGACCGCGCACGTCGAGTGCCGCAAGGATGCGGACGTTGTCGACGAGTCGCCCGCCGCGTACAAGCCGATCGAGGCGGTGATGGCGGCGCAGAGCGACTTGGTGGAGATCGTGCATACGCTCCGCCAGGTAGTTTGTGTGAAAGGCTGA
- the rtcA gene encoding RNA 3'-terminal phosphate cyclase — MEMLELDGAPGGGQLLRSALSLSLCTGIGFTLQDIRAKRSKPGLMRQHLTAVNAAAQVGGARVHGAELGATWLRFEPGAIRGGDYSFATGSAGSCTLVLQTILPALWRADAPSRVRLEGGTHNPLAPSVDFLADSFVPRLRDFGIEVGLALESPGFYPAGGGVLHATVQPAGELRACAFEARGELERMDGTALLSGLSSDIGLRELAVLQARFGLGEDARHLRQVRPSRGPGNALMLRVRHAAHGTTFTGFGERGKSAEAVATGVADEAQTYLASGACIDEHLGDQLLLPMALAGKGSFTTTAPSDHLRSNAALIEKFLPVEISWDQQDETTWRVIVEE, encoded by the coding sequence ATGGAGATGCTCGAACTTGATGGTGCCCCAGGCGGCGGCCAGCTGCTGCGCAGCGCGCTGTCGCTTTCGCTGTGCACGGGCATCGGCTTCACGTTGCAGGACATCCGCGCGAAGCGCTCGAAGCCGGGGCTGATGCGTCAGCACCTGACGGCCGTGAACGCGGCTGCGCAGGTCGGCGGCGCGCGCGTGCACGGCGCCGAGCTAGGCGCAACGTGGTTGCGCTTCGAGCCTGGCGCCATCCGCGGCGGCGATTACTCGTTCGCGACGGGCAGCGCCGGATCCTGCACGCTCGTTCTGCAGACGATACTGCCGGCGCTGTGGCGCGCGGACGCGCCGTCGCGCGTGCGCCTGGAGGGCGGCACCCATAACCCGCTCGCTCCGAGCGTGGATTTCCTCGCAGACAGCTTCGTGCCGCGCCTGCGCGACTTCGGCATCGAGGTCGGTCTCGCGCTTGAGAGCCCCGGCTTCTATCCGGCCGGGGGCGGCGTGCTGCACGCGACCGTGCAACCCGCCGGTGAGCTCCGCGCGTGCGCGTTCGAGGCGCGCGGGGAGCTCGAGCGCATGGATGGCACCGCGCTGTTGTCGGGACTCTCTTCGGACATCGGCCTGCGCGAACTCGCCGTGCTGCAGGCCCGCTTCGGCCTTGGCGAGGACGCGCGCCACTTGCGCCAGGTGCGACCCTCCCGCGGCCCGGGCAACGCACTCATGCTGCGCGTGCGCCACGCGGCCCACGGGACGACGTTTACCGGGTTCGGCGAGCGCGGCAAGAGCGCCGAGGCGGTCGCCACGGGCGTGGCCGACGAGGCTCAGACGTACCTCGCGTCCGGCGCCTGCATCGACGAGCACCTCGGCGACCAACTGCTGCTGCCGATGGCACTGGCCGGGAAGGGTAGTTTCACCACGACCGCGCCGAGCGACCACCTGCGAAGTAACGCGGCACTGATCGAGAAATTCCTGCCGGTGGAGATCTCGTGGGACCAACAGGACGAGACAACGTGGCGCGTGATAGTAGAAGAATGA
- a CDS encoding PQQ-dependent sugar dehydrogenase — MALPRSLVQLDDRTWLVTDLGSWDLPRGVVWKLESQRGEEAILTPLIRDLNLPHALSIGPDGLAYVGEMSRIIRFDPRAPNPVDTIEVVVAGLPDNKLHDNRHPLSKFVFAPDGSLLVNIGAPSDQCVNSRGQALGKVCPESEEGEQAASIRRYALISPGQWAPEYTVHVRGLRNSVALAVHASGTILQAENSYDFATRWSPFEELNVIRVGHHYGWPYCADMGAATPAWKSKASWCKSNEHERPAILLPPHTAPLDMLWYDGAMFPSLQGRLLMSWHGYRSVGGRIASYAADENGVPVSDKDASFPVYGAKARPFGASPAATPVVLTPGWGLVPGKRPQGSPVGLAIAKDGAIWTTDDRAGLVIRLARDQ; from the coding sequence ATGGCGTTGCCACGCTCGCTTGTTCAGCTCGATGATCGCACATGGCTTGTCACTGATCTGGGCTCGTGGGATCTCCCTCGCGGGGTTGTGTGGAAGCTCGAAAGTCAGCGAGGCGAGGAAGCGATTCTCACTCCACTGATTCGAGACCTGAATCTTCCGCACGCTCTATCAATAGGTCCGGATGGCCTGGCCTACGTAGGCGAAATGAGTCGCATTATTCGATTCGATCCGCGCGCACCAAATCCCGTCGATACGATCGAAGTCGTAGTTGCCGGGCTACCTGACAACAAACTTCACGACAACCGTCATCCATTGTCCAAGTTTGTGTTTGCACCAGACGGCTCATTGCTTGTGAATATTGGTGCACCATCCGATCAGTGCGTGAATTCGCGTGGACAGGCACTTGGAAAGGTCTGCCCCGAAAGCGAAGAGGGTGAGCAGGCGGCCAGTATTCGACGCTATGCGCTGATCTCGCCCGGGCAGTGGGCGCCTGAATATACAGTCCACGTGCGTGGGCTTAGAAACTCTGTTGCCTTGGCCGTCCATGCCTCTGGCACCATCCTCCAAGCTGAGAATAGTTACGACTTCGCCACTCGCTGGAGTCCGTTTGAAGAGCTAAACGTCATTCGTGTTGGTCACCACTATGGCTGGCCCTATTGCGCCGACATGGGAGCTGCCACTCCCGCATGGAAATCAAAGGCGAGTTGGTGCAAGTCGAACGAGCATGAGCGACCAGCGATCTTGCTGCCGCCTCACACGGCGCCGCTGGATATGCTCTGGTACGACGGAGCGATGTTCCCGAGCTTGCAGGGTCGTCTCTTGATGTCATGGCATGGCTATCGATCTGTCGGAGGACGAATTGCTTCCTATGCCGCTGACGAAAATGGGGTTCCGGTCTCTGATAAGGACGCCTCATTTCCGGTCTATGGTGCAAAGGCGCGCCCCTTTGGTGCGAGCCCTGCCGCCACTCCTGTCGTGCTTACACCCGGCTGGGGACTTGTGCCTGGTAAGCGACCCCAAGGGTCGCCAGTTGGTTTGGCGATCGCGAAGGATGGCGCTATCTGGACGACCGATGACCGGGCGGGGCTCGTCATTCGACTCGCACGAGATCAATAA